The nucleotide sequence CATACTTCCACGTAGATCGTCACATGCTGTAAGGAGAAGATTTTCAAGACGCGATAGGGTAAGTTTTAATTTCATTTGACAGTCTCTAGTTATTGTTCTTTTGAGCTTCAATCCAAGCCTCAAGGTCTTCGCGTTTGAAACGCCATGCACCACCAACTTTAAAGCCTGGCAGTTTGCCTTCAGCGACTAAACGGTACGCCGTTTTTTCAGTTAACTTTAAATACTCCGCAACTTCTTGGAGCGTCTGAATTTGATCGGTCATGAGATAAGCTCTAAATATGATTAAATAGAGCTTATGAGAAAATTAGGGAGTAAACAAGAATATTGCACTTTTATTTACACATATGCATTCAATTACCCAATAATAGCTGAAAGCTACGTCGGATTGTTTGTCCGTCGCCCTTCGAAAGTTCAACTAATCCAACTCCAAACTAACAACAGTCCATATTATTGATGCAATTTATTCATCATTAGTAAGACATTAAACAAGTTCGTTTAATGTCTATTGCAGTAATGCTGGTTGTTAATCGTAGTTTTATAGAAACGAGCATTAAATTTGATATATATTCAAACTTGACTAAGCTTCACTGTATAAATTTCAACCATAACTAACCGAAAGTCTAAAAATACGTAGTATTTGGATTAAGATTGTTTTCAATAAGGAATTAGAAAATGACTCGACTATACTCCTTTATATTTTTATTTATCAGCTTTAGCTGTGCTGGAAAACAAAATAGTTGTGAATATATAACTCATATCCTTAAAGATTCTTGGTCTAATTTTCAGAAAATCAGCTCTAAAACCGAAACAGATTTATCAAAGATATCAACTCATTACGGGTATGGTTCATCAAAGGAGTACATTTCAAAAATAATATTGCCAGGTGCAAGTGAATGCCTCATTGATATTAGTAAAGAAAGTAATGAATTCGAATGTGAATGGGATTACGGGGATAATTTCGAACAAGCAGTAGCCGGTTACTTTAATTTAATGCAAACAATAGGAAAATGCAAAAGTACTTTTCAAGGTGTGTGGGACGTAGACAACTATGTTGGACGTGGAAGCTATTCTATTAGAAAAAAGTTTGAAGTTCTTGCTCAAGATGTTTTTGAAGGCAAACTGACAGAGCGAGCAGCAATTAATAATCAAGCACTAAATATCATCGAACTCAATACAAATGATGAGCCTGAGAAGTATTTCGATTTTACTTATGAACGAATTGAATACATCCAAAGAGGCACAACTAGAGATCACTCTATTAGAGTAAAAATTATAGATATCAGAGGTAGCTACTTTTTATATTTTTCATTAGAAAGTTTTGAAATTTAAAAGGAATTATGTGTATGAGTTCAAAATTAAAATTTTGTTTTCTTTGTACTATTTTCATAACCAAGGTTTCATTCGGTAATGGAGTTTGTAAAGATTTTGACATGTTAGTTAACGAATCAGAAAAGTTAACAACAAATTTTTTCAGTCAAGGCTATAAGAGAATGAATAAAGAAGTTAAGTTCAAAGCTATAGATCTTAAATGTAATTTGTCTATAGAAAGTGAACTTAATATCAATAACCCTTTAGGGGTTAAATTAATAAATTTTAGACAAAACATAGATTGCCCGATGTTAACTGATATACAGATTCAAAAAATTAAATCTAGTATTTCAAAAAATCAGTGTGAAAACTTTACATTCGAAGATCGAAGCGACGATGACTTATATGTGTTGTTAAGAAATAAAAAATACATACCTAGTTTGGAGTTTTTAAAAAACACTAACAATGGCCGTACCATTCCTGCTATTTCAATAATTTCGGGAAAGTATAGATCAATGTATAGCCCTGAAATTGTTGTTAAAAAAGAAATAAATTTTGGTTCAAAGCAATATGCTTCTAAATATAATATAGAACAATGGACTCAACAGAGAAAAATAGACAGCAATTATTGCGGACCAATTAAAACTGTTCTCAATAATCTAATCGATAATGAATATGCTTTACTTAATGGACTAGGAAACGAAAATGGCAATAAATATATAAATGAAAAAGAGTATAGTTATCGTTCATTGAGTAGCTCAAGAAAAGACAAAACAAGTCAATCAAGAGATACAGTATTCAAATTACCAAACGCGAAAGAATGTAAATATTCAATAGACGTTGAAGGTCAATATGAAAATTTTGACGAGTTAAAAAATGCACCTTTAATTGAAAAGTCGTACCGCTGTAAATGGCTCTTTGGATCAGCAAAAAATGCACAAGAAACATTATATGACTTTGGTAGCATGATTGATATGTGTGTAGTGGGGAATGAAGAACTAAACTATACACTTAATATTTCAAAATATAAAAAGAATAAAAAGACAATCGAAGAGAATTTTCAGAAAGAATCAAAAAATAAAATTAGTGTAAATGCATACGGTTATGAGTTATCAACAAGAAAAAACTCTTACGAATTGGTTTTTAAGTTTGATTTTGAACCAAAGAAAAATTAATTATAAGTGATCTTGGTATGAACAGAAGGATTTTTGTAAAACTGGTTTATTCTTACTTGGCTAGTACTGCTATTTGTCACAGATGCTTTGCCAGTGAAAGTGGATGGCCCCAAAAAGGTGTGACCGGAAAATCTAATAAAGGAGAATATGTTGATCCTTCTTTAATTGGAGATGCGAGCTGGCCATCGCCAACTATCTCAAAAACGAATGATTTTCTAAATAAAAAAGTGGGGTGTGCCTTAAAGGGTGCTGAATCATCAGAATTTAGAGACCAGATTAAAATAGTTAACTCTTCTGGTAATTCGGACGTAGACAGAATGATGCGTTTTGAAACTAATGTTATG is from Thalassotalea crassostreae and encodes:
- the mads1 gene encoding methylation-associated defense system helix-turn-helix domain-containing protein MAD1; this encodes MTDQIQTLQEVAEYLKLTEKTAYRLVAEGKLPGFKVGGAWRFKREDLEAWIEAQKNNN